One genomic window of Megachile rotundata isolate GNS110a chromosome 12, iyMegRotu1, whole genome shotgun sequence includes the following:
- the LOC100875262 gene encoding LHFPL tetraspan subfamily member 6 protein isoform X2: MTVLCVLWATLSTVASILACSGFYLPYWIQGRLLGKADAYFSSFRRCNYPRIRAPNAAPEIVYECARYSSFWDIPSGWWQASTVTMGIGVAIAVIGALTLLAAASSFLPHILKTPKHTRVLGALQLLAVMICGGLVMYPIGWDNREVRESCGKGANVYNLGKCSVSWSSHLLVGSVALLMLCFGLSFCAARHKPSNPHTDPLRI; the protein is encoded by the exons GTGCTGTGGGCGACTCTGTCCACCGTGGCATCGATCCTCGCCTGTTCCGGATTTTACCTGCCTTATTGGATTCAG GGACGACTTTTGGGAAAAGCGGACGCGTACTTTAGTTCCTTTCGACGTTGCAACTATCCACGGATAAGGGCGCCGAACGCCGCTCCCGAAATAGTGTACGAGTGCGCCAGGTATTCCAG CTTTTGGGACATACCGAGTGGCTGGTGGCAGGCGAGCACCGTCACCATGGGAATCGGCGTCGCGATCGCCGTGATCGGGGCTTTAACTTTGCTCGCGGCTGCGTCGAGCTTTCTGCCACACATACTCAAAACACCCAAACACACGAGAGTTTTGGGTGCCTTGCAACTGCTCGCTG TGATGATATGCGGCGGTCTGGTGATGTATCCCATAGGATGGGACAACCGGGAGGTACGGGAGTCCTGTGGGAAGGGTGCTAATGTATACAATCTCG GAAAGTGTTCCGTGTCGTGGTCAAGCCACCTGCTGGTAGGCTCGGTGGCGCTGTTAATGTTGTGCTTCGGATTGAGCTTCTGCGCGGCACGACACAAGCCGTCCAACCCACACACCGACCCCCTGCGCATTTGA
- the LOC100875262 gene encoding LHFPL tetraspan subfamily member 6 protein isoform X1 — MTVLCVLWATLSTVASILACSGFYLPYWIQGRLLGKADAYFSSFRRCNYPRIRAPNAAPEIVYECARYSSFWDIPSGWWQASTVTMGIGVAIAVIGALTLLAAASSFLPHILKTPKHTRVLGALQLLAAVMICGGLVMYPIGWDNREVRESCGKGANVYNLGKCSVSWSSHLLVGSVALLMLCFGLSFCAARHKPSNPHTDPLRI; from the exons GTGCTGTGGGCGACTCTGTCCACCGTGGCATCGATCCTCGCCTGTTCCGGATTTTACCTGCCTTATTGGATTCAG GGACGACTTTTGGGAAAAGCGGACGCGTACTTTAGTTCCTTTCGACGTTGCAACTATCCACGGATAAGGGCGCCGAACGCCGCTCCCGAAATAGTGTACGAGTGCGCCAGGTATTCCAG CTTTTGGGACATACCGAGTGGCTGGTGGCAGGCGAGCACCGTCACCATGGGAATCGGCGTCGCGATCGCCGTGATCGGGGCTTTAACTTTGCTCGCGGCTGCGTCGAGCTTTCTGCCACACATACTCAAAACACCCAAACACACGAGAGTTTTGGGTGCCTTGCAACTGCTCGCTG CAGTGATGATATGCGGCGGTCTGGTGATGTATCCCATAGGATGGGACAACCGGGAGGTACGGGAGTCCTGTGGGAAGGGTGCTAATGTATACAATCTCG GAAAGTGTTCCGTGTCGTGGTCAAGCCACCTGCTGGTAGGCTCGGTGGCGCTGTTAATGTTGTGCTTCGGATTGAGCTTCTGCGCGGCACGACACAAGCCGTCCAACCCACACACCGACCCCCTGCGCATTTGA